One window from the genome of Spirosoma rhododendri encodes:
- a CDS encoding ferritin-like domain-containing protein → MIKNEEIVDDLNDLVKINNDRIQGYEKAIEDTKDADLDSLFRHNIVQSQKFRSQLAEHIVRIDGLAVSDATTSDISSKIHRAWIDIKAAVTGKDRATVLSSVEFGENAAVDAYQDAIEKDHIPAYIKEDLQAQLSELKATADKMNALK, encoded by the coding sequence ATGATTAAGAACGAAGAAATCGTTGACGATCTCAACGACCTGGTAAAAATCAACAACGACCGGATTCAGGGATACGAAAAAGCAATCGAAGACACGAAAGACGCTGATCTCGACTCGCTGTTTCGCCACAATATCGTCCAGAGCCAGAAGTTCCGCAGTCAGCTCGCCGAGCATATTGTCCGCATCGACGGATTGGCCGTGTCTGACGCGACGACCAGCGACATCTCGAGCAAAATTCACCGCGCCTGGATCGACATCAAAGCTGCGGTAACGGGTAAAGACCGGGCTACGGTACTGAGTTCGGTTGAATTCGGTGAGAATGCGGCCGTCGATGCGTATCAGGATGCCATCGAGAAGGATCATATTCCGGCTTACATCAAGGAAGATTTGCAAGCACAGCTCAGCGAACTGAAGGCCACCGCCGACAAGATGAATGCGCTGAAATAG
- a CDS encoding bacteriorhodopsin, which translates to MELSETFIPTAGTVGLLPMLVYYSLIVTSLVFLAQAAFTFTTRPLAEPEHQVSHIISGVIAIVAGYAYFQMQGFYHDMLAELATVADPTDRQTLMRESYPAISQYRYMDWAITTPLLLLTMVRLLNVPLRDVARPIILMLVADLFMIVTGYIGEQQLTFDQEAIVGPKLIWGAVSTVGYVLVPWTLYKLYRQYGASPKLDRTFQLVALTTVTFWGIYPIGYILSAVGVDTNIIHIALCFGDVVNKTGVAALLFLSTHQQKSAQLTPD; encoded by the coding sequence ATGGAGTTGTCCGAAACATTTATCCCGACGGCGGGCACGGTTGGGCTGCTGCCCATGCTAGTCTACTACAGCTTGATCGTAACGAGTCTGGTGTTTCTGGCGCAGGCGGCCTTTACGTTTACGACCCGCCCGCTGGCTGAACCGGAGCACCAGGTATCGCACATCATAAGCGGGGTCATTGCCATTGTAGCGGGCTATGCTTATTTCCAAATGCAGGGTTTTTACCACGACATGCTGGCCGAACTGGCAACCGTCGCTGACCCCACCGACCGGCAAACCCTGATGCGCGAATCATACCCGGCTATCAGTCAATATCGTTACATGGACTGGGCCATCACTACGCCCCTGCTGCTGCTGACGATGGTGCGGTTGCTGAACGTGCCGCTGCGGGACGTTGCCCGCCCGATTATCCTGATGCTGGTTGCTGATCTGTTTATGATCGTGACTGGGTACATCGGCGAACAGCAGCTGACCTTCGATCAGGAAGCCATTGTGGGGCCGAAGCTGATCTGGGGAGCCGTGTCGACAGTTGGTTATGTTCTTGTGCCGTGGACGTTGTACAAGCTGTATCGCCAGTACGGCGCGTCTCCGAAACTCGACCGTACATTCCAGCTCGTAGCGCTTACGACAGTGACGTTCTGGGGTATTTACCCGATTGGCTACATCCTGTCGGCGGTGGGCGTCGACACAAACATCATTCACATCGCGCTCTGTTTTGGCGACGTAGTCAACAAAACGGGTGTGGCAGCTCTGCTATTTTTGTCGACGCACCAGCAGAAGTCAGCGCAACTGACACCCGACTAA
- a CDS encoding DUF305 domain-containing protein has protein sequence MKTKVNPLLLGAFIISLSAGSLAACAQATTGVATTSQPVTDTNKIAVITPMRQMMSRLTKLEPTGDPDFDYALQARVQTQGQLDLLKQEAQSGKDTSLRKMAQSMIPAVQADIDMINNLARQLRPSRPNQAFMQAQNQNIKAMALKFQAGGNTENKLTSNFDNNFVTVMLDQRQDAIDLANTYLKYGSNDTLKKYAQDLTTKAQQQMSSIKQTIK, from the coding sequence ATGAAAACGAAAGTAAATCCTCTGCTTCTGGGTGCATTTATCATCAGTTTGTCGGCGGGGTCGCTGGCGGCCTGCGCACAGGCAACTACGGGGGTAGCCACTACCAGCCAACCCGTTACCGATACAAATAAGATCGCCGTCATCACCCCCATGCGGCAGATGATGTCGCGCCTGACGAAGCTCGAACCGACCGGCGATCCTGACTTCGACTATGCCTTGCAGGCGCGGGTGCAGACGCAGGGCCAACTGGACCTGCTGAAGCAGGAAGCGCAGAGCGGTAAAGACACTTCGCTGCGGAAAATGGCGCAGTCGATGATCCCTGCCGTGCAGGCCGATATCGACATGATTAACAATCTGGCGCGCCAGCTACGCCCATCGCGGCCTAACCAGGCGTTTATGCAGGCGCAGAATCAGAACATAAAAGCGATGGCGCTGAAGTTTCAGGCGGGTGGGAACACGGAGAACAAACTGACCAGCAACTTCGACAACAACTTCGTAACGGTTATGCTCGATCAGCGGCAGGATGCTATCGATCTGGCAAATACGTATCTGAAGTACGGCAGCAACGACACGCTGAAAAAATACGCCCAGGACCTGACAACGAAGGCGCAGCAGCAGATGAGCAGCATCAAGCAGACCATCAAGTAA
- a CDS encoding Nif3-like dinuclear metal center hexameric protein, with product MNTTTLSLTDISDFLHTQLAAGRYPSDEQGGIYRPGTRPIARLGIALEPFPGLADWVEQEQLDALWLHRPWHLNTDALPSDVGVLYHHLPFDETLTIGYCEPLASQLDATGDLEPIGYKQATTKTGEPLPKRAIGMLLDVNGQEFDECLDHVKGLLGNYDRAEAGRQFGVDRIAVVGAMTDELVREAAERGANVYLTGQYRKPAQDAVNDTGMAVIAVGHRRSEEWGLRALADMIRAEWPQLTVIVNE from the coding sequence ATGAATACGACGACGCTGTCACTTACCGATATCAGCGATTTTTTACATACGCAGTTAGCGGCCGGCCGTTACCCGTCCGACGAACAGGGGGGCATCTACCGGCCCGGTACCCGACCCATCGCCCGGCTGGGAATAGCCCTGGAACCGTTTCCGGGCCTGGCCGACTGGGTTGAGCAGGAGCAACTCGATGCGTTGTGGCTGCACCGCCCGTGGCACCTCAACACCGATGCGCTACCGTCTGATGTGGGGGTTCTGTACCATCATTTACCATTCGACGAAACACTGACGATCGGCTATTGCGAACCACTGGCATCTCAACTCGACGCAACGGGTGATCTGGAGCCGATCGGCTACAAGCAGGCTACCACGAAGACGGGGGAACCCCTGCCCAAACGCGCGATCGGTATGCTGCTCGACGTCAATGGGCAGGAATTTGATGAATGCCTCGACCATGTGAAGGGCCTGCTCGGTAATTACGACCGGGCCGAAGCCGGGCGTCAGTTCGGTGTCGACAGGATAGCCGTTGTGGGCGCGATGACCGACGAACTGGTTCGGGAAGCCGCCGAACGGGGAGCCAACGTGTATCTGACCGGCCAATACCGAAAACCAGCCCAGGACGCTGTGAACGACACTGGCATGGCCGTTATCGCCGTTGGGCACCGGCGGAGCGAGGAGTGGGGCCTTCGGGCGCTGGCCGACATGATTCGGGCGGAGTGGCCGCAGCTGACAGTGATCGTAAACGAATAG
- a CDS encoding MATE family efflux transporter: MTRLIRLFVAALRGSETNFTSGSINRALFLLSVPMILEMVMESLFAIVDIFFVAQIGTEAVATVGLTESVLTLVYSVAIGLSTAATALVARRVGENDRSGASAAIGQVLLVSLGLAVLMGITGFLFADQILRLMGGDARLVTSGAGFTRMIFASAPAIMLLYTLSGCLRGAGRASDAMRSLWLANGVNIVLCPVLIFGWGPLPELGVMGSAVATTIGRTVGVLYQLRALTRPGTTVQIRRADITPNPGLIRSLLGLAAGGTGQFLVSSASWVFLTRILSTFGSDVVAGYTIAIRIIVFTILPSWGMANAAATLVGQNLGAGQADRAEASAWRAAVGNMVFLAVVGLVFFLSATSIVSLFNTNPAVVAVAVDALQVFCAGYVFFAYGMVLSQSLNGAGDTRTPTIINIVSFWLVEIPLAYTLAHSLNWGPPGVFWSVAISQSLLAVLAIIIFRRGRWKGVQV, from the coding sequence ATGACCCGACTTATCCGGTTATTCGTAGCCGCATTGCGCGGTTCCGAAACCAATTTTACGTCCGGCAGTATCAACCGGGCCTTGTTTCTACTGTCTGTGCCCATGATTCTTGAAATGGTCATGGAATCGCTGTTCGCCATCGTCGATATCTTTTTCGTGGCCCAAATCGGCACCGAGGCAGTTGCTACCGTTGGCCTGACGGAATCGGTGCTTACCCTGGTCTATTCGGTAGCGATTGGTCTCAGCACAGCCGCAACCGCGCTGGTTGCCCGGCGCGTGGGCGAAAACGACCGATCGGGAGCCAGTGCGGCTATCGGTCAGGTGCTGTTGGTATCGCTGGGCTTGGCGGTGCTGATGGGCATAACCGGCTTTCTGTTTGCCGATCAGATTCTGCGGCTGATGGGGGGCGATGCCCGGCTGGTTACCAGTGGCGCGGGTTTTACCCGGATGATCTTTGCCAGTGCTCCCGCCATCATGCTGCTGTACACGCTGAGTGGTTGTTTGCGCGGGGCCGGGCGAGCGTCCGACGCAATGCGGTCGCTGTGGCTGGCCAACGGCGTCAACATCGTGCTATGTCCGGTGCTGATTTTTGGCTGGGGGCCACTGCCCGAACTGGGCGTTATGGGTTCCGCCGTCGCTACGACCATTGGCCGCACGGTGGGCGTGCTGTATCAGCTGCGTGCCCTGACACGGCCCGGCACTACGGTACAGATTCGTCGCGCCGACATAACGCCCAATCCCGGATTGATCCGCAGCCTGCTGGGTCTGGCGGCTGGCGGGACAGGGCAGTTTCTGGTTTCATCAGCCAGCTGGGTGTTCCTGACCCGCATTCTATCGACGTTTGGTAGCGATGTCGTCGCGGGGTACACGATTGCCATTCGGATTATCGTCTTCACGATTCTTCCGTCGTGGGGTATGGCCAACGCAGCGGCAACGCTGGTCGGGCAAAATCTGGGGGCGGGGCAGGCCGACCGGGCTGAAGCGTCGGCCTGGCGGGCGGCCGTCGGCAACATGGTGTTTCTGGCGGTGGTGGGGCTGGTATTCTTCCTCAGCGCTACGAGCATTGTTAGCTTGTTCAACACCAACCCGGCGGTGGTCGCGGTTGCCGTCGATGCATTGCAGGTTTTTTGCGCGGGCTACGTGTTTTTCGCCTACGGCATGGTGCTGAGTCAGTCGCTAAACGGTGCTGGCGATACCCGGACCCCAACAATCATCAACATTGTGAGTTTCTGGCTGGTTGAAATTCCGCTGGCCTACACACTGGCCCACAGCCTGAACTGGGGGCCGCCAGGTGTGTTCTGGTCGGTGGCGATCAGTCAGTCGCTGCTGGCCGTGCTGGCTATTATCATCTTCCGGCGAGGGCGCTGGAAAGGCGTTCAGGTGTGA
- the hflX gene encoding GTPase HflX, translating to MLHDTHKEAETAVLIALVTQKQTADQTREYLDELAFLAETSGVKTIKSFTQKLDRPDTRTYVGKGKLEEIQQFLLAHPVDIVIFDDDLTPSQVRNLENSFKEVKVLDRSLLILNIFAMRAQTAQARVQVELAQYQYMYPRLTRMWSHLTSQKGGVGMRGPGETELETDRRIVKDRISFLKEKLSKIDRQSQTRRKERDRLVRVALVGYTNVGKSTLMRTMAKTDVFAENKLFATVDSTVRKVTLGNIPFLLTDTVGFIRKLPTMLIEAFKSTLDEVREADILVHVVDVSHPLFEEQISVVQSTLADIGAADKPTVLVFNKMDRFEPKAEWLETVLPAEDDDFDADQPMQVAEIPLAVQRQTALNFLRKTYLAQRADHVVFISAETGENISELRELLYSLVREKHYYIYPNWVNVPLSESAEFGDGLAG from the coding sequence TTGTTACACGATACACATAAAGAAGCCGAAACAGCTGTTCTGATCGCGCTGGTAACCCAGAAACAAACCGCCGATCAGACCCGCGAATATCTGGACGAGCTGGCGTTTCTGGCCGAAACGTCGGGTGTGAAGACGATAAAAAGCTTTACCCAGAAACTCGACCGGCCCGATACCCGCACGTATGTGGGCAAGGGTAAGCTGGAGGAAATTCAACAGTTTCTCCTGGCGCACCCCGTCGACATCGTTATTTTCGACGACGACCTCACGCCCTCGCAGGTGCGTAACCTGGAAAACAGTTTCAAGGAAGTCAAAGTCCTCGACCGCAGCCTGCTCATTCTGAACATCTTCGCTATGCGGGCTCAGACGGCGCAGGCGCGCGTGCAGGTCGAACTCGCGCAGTACCAGTACATGTACCCGCGCCTGACCCGGATGTGGAGCCACCTGACGAGTCAGAAAGGGGGCGTCGGGATGCGGGGGCCGGGTGAAACCGAGCTGGAGACTGACCGCCGGATCGTAAAAGACCGTATCTCCTTTTTGAAGGAAAAACTGTCGAAGATAGACCGGCAGAGTCAGACCCGACGGAAAGAGCGTGACCGGCTGGTGCGGGTGGCCCTCGTCGGCTACACCAACGTAGGCAAGTCGACACTGATGCGGACGATGGCCAAAACCGACGTGTTTGCCGAAAACAAGCTGTTTGCCACCGTCGATTCGACCGTTCGGAAGGTAACGCTGGGCAACATTCCGTTTCTGCTGACGGATACGGTTGGGTTCATCCGCAAGCTGCCGACCATGCTGATCGAAGCCTTTAAATCGACGCTGGACGAAGTGCGCGAAGCCGATATTCTGGTCCACGTCGTCGACGTGTCGCACCCGTTGTTTGAAGAACAGATCAGTGTCGTGCAATCGACGCTCGCGGATATCGGTGCCGCCGATAAGCCTACGGTGCTGGTCTTCAACAAGATGGACCGCTTTGAACCGAAGGCAGAATGGCTCGAAACGGTTCTGCCAGCGGAAGATGACGACTTCGACGCCGATCAGCCGATGCAGGTTGCCGAAATACCCCTCGCTGTACAGCGGCAGACCGCGCTAAACTTCCTGCGTAAGACGTATCTGGCGCAGCGTGCCGACCATGTTGTGTTCATCTCGGCCGAGACGGGTGAGAACATCAGCGAACTGCGCGAACTACTTTATTCGCTGGTTCGGGAGAAGCATTACTACATCTACCCAAACTGGGTAAACGTCCCCCTATCGGAGTCTGCCGAATTTGGCGACGGTTTGGCGGGTTAA
- a CDS encoding GIY-YIG nuclease family protein, producing MTGDVTHRLHEHNLGKTQSTAFYRPWRLVYTEQALNRVEARKREIWLKSGVGKEYLKNWLRSSTDRIDVS from the coding sequence ATGACCGGTGATGTGACACATAGATTGCATGAACATAATTTGGGCAAAACCCAATCGACTGCGTTTTACAGACCCTGGCGATTAGTTTACACCGAACAGGCACTAAACCGCGTAGAAGCCAGAAAGCGCGAGATCTGGTTGAAGTCAGGAGTTGGTAAAGAGTACTTGAAAAATTGGTTGCGTAGTTCAACGGATAGAATAGACGTTTCCTAA
- a CDS encoding DUF6932 family protein, translating to MDFDASGYLLPHNILTSDVFTLEQVFVLGLSESTTRRALFERYLQYNDTLRQLIPAGFRQWVDGSFISRKLNPRDIDFLTFVDYQLYENHESAFDELRRIRLDRSFGIDGYFVKVYPNTHRLYNDYQSDLIEWQYQFGTTRKHESKGFLEITI from the coding sequence ATGGATTTCGATGCAAGCGGCTACCTGTTGCCACATAATATACTTACGAGCGACGTATTTACGCTTGAACAGGTATTTGTGCTTGGGTTGAGTGAATCGACTACCCGCCGAGCCTTGTTTGAGCGATACTTGCAATACAATGACACGCTACGACAGTTGATCCCGGCGGGGTTCAGACAATGGGTTGATGGGAGTTTCATCAGCCGCAAACTAAACCCGCGAGATATCGACTTCCTGACATTCGTAGATTACCAGTTGTACGAAAATCACGAATCAGCGTTCGATGAATTAAGACGTATCCGACTCGACCGTAGTTTTGGTATCGACGGCTATTTTGTTAAGGTTTACCCCAACACCCATCGTTTGTATAACGACTACCAGAGTGACCTGATTGAATGGCAGTACCAATTTGGTACAACCCGAAAGCATGAGTCAAAAGGATTTCTGGAAATAACTATCTGA
- a CDS encoding DUF4468 domain-containing protein: MTRLLIVLFFIAAYPALAQVQLPTDANGQVQFQELVRLTDKTRPSKQVFSQSQAWAERYFKPANEPEVQPDLANGVLFVRGVYPIGEQFVRFTMLIEAKMGRYRATITDLIAENNGLLAPIQPNNATADDMQRAGGTQIANPAVVETVANQQAELYKALDAVCRDTLNNLKTALNG, encoded by the coding sequence ATGACCCGTCTTCTTATAGTCTTATTTTTCATTGCGGCCTACCCGGCGCTGGCACAGGTGCAATTGCCCACCGATGCCAATGGGCAGGTTCAGTTTCAGGAACTGGTTCGGCTGACCGACAAAACCCGACCCTCCAAACAGGTTTTTTCGCAAAGTCAGGCGTGGGCGGAGCGGTATTTCAAACCCGCCAACGAACCGGAGGTACAGCCCGATCTGGCCAACGGAGTTCTGTTTGTGCGGGGCGTTTACCCCATTGGTGAGCAGTTTGTCCGGTTTACCATGCTGATCGAAGCGAAAATGGGCCGTTACCGAGCGACTATCACGGATCTGATTGCGGAAAACAACGGCCTGCTGGCACCTATCCAGCCCAACAACGCTACGGCCGACGATATGCAGCGGGCGGGGGGCACTCAGATCGCCAATCCTGCCGTTGTTGAAACGGTGGCCAACCAGCAGGCGGAGTTATACAAAGCACTCGATGCCGTTTGCCGGGATACGCTCAACAACCTGAAAACTGCGCTGAACGGCTAA
- a CDS encoding NADP-dependent malic enzyme produces MTTNPTDKLREDALYYHAKGRPGKIEITPTKETANQRDLSLAYSPGVAEPCLAIAETPAKAYDYTAKGNLVAVISNGTAVLGLGNIGPVASKPVMEGKSLLFKLYADIDAFDIELDTTNIDEFVRTVKILEPTFGGVNLEDIAAPDCFAIEQRLKKELNIPVMHDDQHGTAITSAAALLNALELAGKQIGEIKLVVNGAGAAAISCMNLYVSLGVSPDNIIVFDKDGLLTKDRNNLAPNQYKYTTDRCPANWTLTDALQGADVFLGLSVGNVVTGEMVKTMADNPIVFAMANPNPEISYDIATAARPDIIMATGRSDYPNQVNNVLGFPYIFRGALDVRATEINEAMKLGAVHALADLAKKAVPESVSRSYGQELVFSRTYILPKPTDPRLLMTVAPAVAKAAIESGVAQQPITDWNEYDLQLSRRLGQDNSLTRGLLAQAQRSPKRVVFTDGENPTVLRAVADVLEQRIAVPILLGNPDIIRTMLSDFRLNLGNVRIIDQRSDEQADVRERYAQVLYEKRKRKGLTLTEAQALMRDRNYFGAVMLETGEADVLISGLTRNYPQTLRPALQVIGRQPGIKKVSGMYVLMSRFGPLFLADTTVNVNPTMEEIVEIAETTAREVQRLNIQPRLALLSYSTFGSAPGEDAEKMQQATAVLQEKHPDWIIDGEMQAHLPFNQELLRETYSFSSLAEQPANVLIFPNLSASNIAYNLLKEIGRIEKIGPVLMGIRKPVHVLQLGSTVREVVSMVTIAVAD; encoded by the coding sequence ATGACAACGAATCCTACGGATAAGCTTCGGGAAGACGCGCTGTATTATCACGCCAAAGGTCGACCGGGGAAGATTGAAATTACACCCACCAAAGAAACGGCCAATCAGCGCGACCTCTCGCTGGCGTATTCGCCCGGCGTCGCCGAACCCTGTCTGGCTATCGCCGAAACACCCGCCAAAGCCTACGATTACACCGCCAAAGGCAACCTCGTCGCCGTTATCAGCAACGGCACGGCCGTGCTGGGGCTGGGCAACATTGGCCCGGTAGCGTCGAAGCCGGTAATGGAAGGGAAAAGCCTGCTGTTTAAACTCTACGCCGATATCGACGCCTTCGACATCGAACTCGACACGACCAACATCGATGAGTTTGTCCGGACGGTGAAGATTCTGGAACCAACGTTTGGCGGGGTCAACCTAGAAGACATTGCTGCGCCTGACTGCTTTGCCATTGAGCAGCGGTTGAAAAAGGAGTTGAACATTCCCGTCATGCACGACGATCAGCACGGCACCGCCATTACGTCGGCGGCTGCGCTGCTCAACGCGCTCGAACTGGCCGGGAAGCAAATCGGGGAGATCAAGCTGGTGGTCAACGGGGCGGGGGCTGCGGCTATCTCGTGCATGAACCTGTACGTCAGCCTGGGCGTGTCGCCGGACAATATCATCGTGTTCGACAAAGACGGCCTGCTGACAAAAGACCGCAACAATCTGGCCCCCAATCAGTACAAGTACACCACCGACCGCTGCCCCGCCAACTGGACACTGACCGATGCGCTACAAGGGGCCGACGTATTTCTGGGCCTCTCGGTCGGTAACGTCGTGACGGGCGAGATGGTCAAAACGATGGCCGATAACCCGATTGTGTTTGCGATGGCGAACCCAAATCCGGAAATCAGCTACGACATCGCCACGGCCGCCCGGCCCGACATCATCATGGCAACGGGCCGGTCCGACTATCCGAATCAGGTCAACAACGTGCTGGGTTTCCCCTACATTTTCCGGGGGGCACTCGACGTGCGGGCAACGGAAATCAACGAAGCGATGAAACTGGGAGCCGTCCACGCGCTGGCCGATCTGGCAAAGAAAGCCGTACCGGAGAGCGTCAGCCGCAGCTACGGACAGGAGTTGGTCTTCAGCCGGACCTATATTCTGCCCAAACCTACCGACCCGCGCCTGCTGATGACCGTGGCCCCGGCCGTGGCTAAAGCCGCCATCGAATCGGGCGTGGCGCAGCAACCCATCACCGACTGGAACGAATACGATCTGCAACTGTCGCGCCGACTGGGGCAGGATAACTCGCTGACGCGGGGGCTACTGGCACAAGCGCAGCGGTCGCCCAAGCGGGTCGTCTTCACCGACGGCGAAAACCCGACCGTACTCCGCGCCGTAGCCGACGTGCTGGAGCAGCGTATCGCCGTCCCGATTCTGCTGGGCAACCCCGACATCATTCGCACGATGCTCAGCGACTTCCGGCTCAACCTGGGCAACGTCCGCATCATCGACCAACGATCTGACGAGCAGGCGGACGTACGAGAACGCTACGCGCAGGTACTGTACGAAAAGCGCAAACGCAAGGGACTGACCCTGACCGAAGCGCAGGCCCTTATGCGCGACCGCAACTATTTCGGGGCCGTAATGCTCGAAACGGGCGAAGCCGACGTGCTGATTTCGGGTCTGACGCGCAACTACCCACAAACGCTCCGACCCGCCTTGCAGGTCATCGGTCGGCAGCCGGGCATCAAAAAAGTGTCAGGCATGTACGTGCTGATGTCGCGCTTCGGTCCGCTGTTTCTGGCCGATACAACCGTCAACGTCAACCCGACGATGGAGGAAATTGTCGAGATCGCCGAAACGACCGCCCGCGAAGTGCAGCGGCTGAATATTCAGCCCCGGCTGGCGCTTCTCTCCTACTCGACCTTCGGTAGTGCGCCCGGCGAAGACGCTGAGAAGATGCAGCAAGCCACGGCTGTTTTGCAGGAAAAACACCCGGACTGGATTATCGACGGCGAAATGCAGGCCCACCTGCCGTTTAATCAGGAGTTACTACGCGAAACGTATTCGTTCTCGTCATTGGCCGAGCAACCCGCCAACGTGCTGATCTTTCCGAACCTGTCGGCATCAAACATCGCGTACAACCTGCTGAAAGAAATCGGCCGGATCGAGAAAATCGGTCCGGTACTGATGGGTATCCGCAAGCCGGTACACGTGCTGCAACTCGGCAGTACCGTCCGCGAAGTCGTCAGCATGGTGACGATTGCCGTAGCGGACTAA
- the ggt gene encoding gamma-glutamyltransferase, with protein sequence MKNVYQYAACLLVGGLIATACKTTKSPDSKVGSVRQGQGVYQYSEEGALTKPFYSDRKGVIGRNGMVTSAHPEASQVGLAILQAGGNAVDAAVAVQFALAVVYPNAGNIGGGGFMVYRSRDGKSYTLDYREKAPGRATANMYLDSAGNVRPGLSTSGHLASGVPGSVDGMAEAHKRFGKLTWAQVLQPAVDLATNGYSLTERDATGLNRIRKELQTINPGKAYFLKSTTDTSSRWQQGDKLVQADLARTMQRIQQQGRAGFYEGETARLLTDEMKRGGGIISEEDLKNYHAVWRDPLQATYKEYNVITMPPTSSGGIALIQLMRLSEQYPLRRWGWNRDSTVQVMIEAERRVYADRAKFLGDPDFLKIPVAQLIDPAYLRTRWQDFSFAHATDSRAIKGGTLPGYESLETTHFSIVDKDGNAVSITTTLNGGYGSRVVIGGAGFFMNNEMDDFSVKPGVPNMFGLTGNQANAIAPNKRMLSSMTPTILEKDGKLFMVVGTPGGSTIITSVYQTILNVIEHGMTMQQSVNALKFHHQWLPDKTIFEQNAFTEPTTQTLVNRGYVLEKLTNTLGRMDCVLIRPDGSYEGASDPRADNTARGY encoded by the coding sequence ATGAAAAACGTATATCAGTATGCTGCCTGTCTGCTCGTCGGTGGGCTCATTGCCACGGCCTGTAAAACCACCAAATCGCCCGACAGTAAAGTGGGTAGCGTTCGGCAGGGGCAGGGGGTGTACCAGTACAGCGAGGAAGGCGCGTTAACGAAGCCGTTCTATTCCGACCGGAAGGGTGTGATCGGTCGTAACGGCATGGTCACCTCGGCGCACCCCGAAGCCTCGCAGGTCGGGCTAGCTATTTTGCAGGCGGGGGGCAATGCCGTCGACGCGGCCGTGGCGGTGCAGTTTGCGCTGGCTGTCGTGTACCCCAACGCGGGGAACATTGGCGGGGGCGGCTTTATGGTCTACCGCAGCCGCGACGGTAAATCGTACACGCTCGATTATCGCGAGAAAGCCCCCGGACGGGCAACGGCCAACATGTACCTCGATTCGGCGGGCAACGTACGGCCCGGCCTGAGCACGAGCGGCCACCTGGCGAGTGGAGTGCCGGGTTCGGTTGATGGGATGGCGGAAGCGCACAAGCGGTTTGGGAAGCTGACGTGGGCGCAGGTGCTGCAACCCGCCGTCGACCTGGCTACCAACGGCTACTCGCTGACCGAACGCGACGCGACGGGACTGAACCGCATTCGCAAAGAGTTACAGACCATCAACCCCGGCAAAGCGTATTTCCTGAAAAGCACCACCGATACGTCGAGCCGCTGGCAGCAGGGCGACAAACTCGTGCAGGCCGATCTGGCCCGTACAATGCAACGCATTCAGCAGCAGGGCCGGGCGGGCTTCTACGAGGGTGAAACGGCGCGGCTGCTTACCGACGAGATGAAGCGGGGCGGTGGTATCATCAGCGAGGAAGACCTGAAAAATTACCACGCTGTCTGGCGCGATCCACTACAGGCGACGTACAAAGAGTACAACGTGATTACAATGCCGCCAACCTCCAGCGGTGGTATCGCGCTGATTCAGTTGATGCGTTTGTCGGAGCAATACCCGCTGCGCCGGTGGGGCTGGAACCGCGACAGTACGGTGCAGGTGATGATCGAAGCCGAACGGCGTGTCTATGCCGACCGGGCGAAGTTTCTGGGTGACCCCGACTTTCTCAAAATCCCCGTCGCGCAACTGATCGACCCGGCCTATTTGCGCACCCGCTGGCAGGATTTCTCGTTTGCCCACGCGACCGACAGCCGGGCCATCAAAGGCGGTACGCTGCCCGGCTACGAGAGTCTGGAAACGACCCACTTCTCGATTGTCGACAAAGACGGTAACGCGGTCAGCATTACCACGACACTCAACGGCGGCTATGGTAGCCGGGTTGTGATTGGCGGGGCCGGGTTTTTCATGAACAACGAGATGGACGATTTCAGCGTGAAGCCGGGTGTGCCGAATATGTTCGGATTAACCGGCAATCAGGCCAACGCCATCGCGCCCAACAAGCGGATGCTATCGTCGATGACACCGACGATTCTGGAGAAAGACGGTAAGCTGTTTATGGTGGTCGGTACGCCCGGTGGGTCGACGATTATTACGTCGGTGTACCAGACGATTCTGAACGTGATCGAGCACGGGATGACGATGCAGCAGTCCGTCAATGCGCTGAAATTTCACCATCAGTGGCTGCCCGACAAAACGATTTTCGAGCAAAATGCTTTCACCGAGCCAACCACGCAAACGCTCGTCAACCGGGGCTATGTTCTCGAAAAACTGACCAACACACTCGGTCGGATGGACTGCGTCCTGATCCGCCCGGACGGCTCCTACGAAGGTGCCTCCGACCCCCGCGCCGACAACACAGCGAGAGGGTATTGA